A genomic stretch from Schaalia odontolytica includes:
- a CDS encoding response regulator transcription factor, which produces MAIQASSGAARVLVVDDEEMLADLLSQALRHEGWETATAKDGLDALAKASSFHPDVVILDVQMPRMDGLETLERLRARDPELPVLFLTARDAVADRVQGLRAGADDYVTKPFDLDEVAARVEGLLRRAGRSQQSASAVLQVADLTLDVDSHDVRRDGEEITLTNTEFELLRYLMENAGIVLSKQKILDAVWSYDFGGQVNVVELYISYLRKKIDADRPALIRTVRGAGYIMREPQ; this is translated from the coding sequence ATGGCGATCCAGGCGAGCTCAGGCGCGGCCCGAGTCCTGGTTGTTGACGACGAGGAGATGCTGGCGGATCTGCTCTCGCAGGCGCTGCGCCACGAGGGCTGGGAGACGGCCACGGCGAAGGATGGGTTGGACGCGCTGGCGAAAGCGTCGAGCTTCCACCCGGACGTCGTGATCCTCGACGTGCAGATGCCGCGCATGGATGGCCTGGAGACGCTGGAGCGCCTGCGCGCTCGCGATCCCGAGTTGCCGGTCCTGTTCCTCACCGCCCGAGACGCGGTCGCCGATCGCGTGCAGGGCCTGCGTGCGGGCGCTGACGATTACGTGACAAAGCCCTTCGACCTGGATGAGGTGGCGGCGCGCGTGGAGGGCTTGTTGCGTCGAGCGGGACGAAGCCAACAGTCGGCCTCGGCGGTGTTGCAGGTCGCCGACCTGACCCTCGACGTAGACTCCCACGATGTGCGACGAGACGGTGAAGAGATTACGTTGACGAACACTGAGTTCGAATTGCTCCGGTATCTCATGGAAAACGCTGGAATCGTGCTGTCCAAGCAGAAGATCCTGGATGCCGTGTGGAGCTACGACTTCGGCGGTCAGGTCAACGTCGTCGAGCTGTACATCTCCTACCTGCGTAAGAAGATAGACGCCGATCGCCCCGCTCTGATCCGCACGGTGCGCGGTGCCGGATACATCATGCGGGAGCCCCAGTGA
- a CDS encoding sensor histidine kinase produces the protein MTHRPSLAGRLSRALAACVALALIVMVAVSTLVMRSWMLANLDSELARLSQRVAERLQLEDEADEDAQSDSPDDEAGNSGDGADSDDDSESSDQSEDQPSPPAPPARGERGPGFGGSGISEGTLQYVDEDGEVAGAIVSNFSVRPLDEHALAVLGDVPVDGIARTVRLKSWGSFRVRAQVYDGRTVLVGVPMDRVEDVVLMLVAVEVGLSLVVAIASGVAGRAWVRRELRPLAVVRAAASDIARRDLAEEAEDLTRVGDEATSGPVEVAEVAGALNSMIDAVEDGLERRARSEARLRQFVADASHELRTPLASVQGYAQLARRDIDEASRTQALERISSEGARMASLVEELLTLARLDGERALKRDDVDVIPLILSALSDAHVVAPNHAWELGEAADVQVLGDEAALRQILANLLANARVHTPAGTRVIVSLFRAREDALPSQGASASSMVTLRVADDGPGIPAQIRDRVFDRFVRGDSSRTRDGHGSSGLGMSIVESLARAMGGFVGLVDSEKGTVVDVTLPAA, from the coding sequence GTGACGCACCGACCATCCCTCGCGGGGCGCTTGTCCCGCGCGCTCGCCGCGTGCGTCGCCCTCGCGCTCATCGTCATGGTCGCCGTGTCCACCCTGGTGATGCGCTCGTGGATGCTCGCCAATCTCGACTCTGAGTTGGCCCGTCTTTCTCAGCGCGTGGCCGAGCGCCTGCAGCTTGAGGACGAAGCCGACGAGGACGCCCAGTCTGATTCGCCGGATGACGAGGCCGGGAATTCGGGCGATGGTGCCGACTCTGACGATGACTCAGAATCGTCCGATCAGTCCGAGGATCAGCCGTCTCCTCCTGCCCCGCCGGCACGAGGGGAGCGGGGTCCAGGTTTTGGTGGCTCCGGTATCTCGGAGGGCACCCTCCAGTACGTGGATGAGGATGGTGAGGTAGCGGGAGCGATCGTCTCCAACTTCTCGGTCAGGCCCCTCGACGAACATGCCCTGGCGGTCCTAGGTGACGTGCCTGTCGATGGGATTGCCCGAACGGTGCGCCTCAAGAGCTGGGGATCTTTCCGGGTCCGCGCCCAGGTCTACGACGGCAGGACGGTCCTGGTGGGCGTGCCGATGGATAGGGTCGAGGACGTTGTCTTGATGCTCGTCGCCGTCGAGGTGGGGCTGTCCCTCGTCGTCGCCATTGCTTCCGGTGTCGCCGGCCGAGCGTGGGTGCGCCGCGAGCTGCGCCCGCTCGCCGTCGTGCGCGCCGCGGCCTCGGACATCGCACGCCGAGACTTGGCGGAGGAAGCCGAGGATCTCACGCGCGTGGGTGACGAGGCCACTTCCGGACCTGTCGAGGTCGCGGAGGTCGCGGGTGCCCTCAACTCAATGATCGACGCGGTCGAGGACGGCCTGGAGCGTCGCGCCCGCAGCGAGGCGAGGCTTCGCCAGTTCGTCGCGGACGCCTCGCATGAGCTGCGCACCCCGCTGGCCTCCGTACAGGGATACGCGCAGTTGGCGCGTCGTGACATTGACGAGGCCTCCCGAACCCAGGCGCTCGAGCGCATCTCCTCGGAGGGGGCGCGTATGGCGTCCCTCGTGGAGGAGCTGCTGACGCTCGCACGCCTGGATGGAGAACGCGCTCTCAAGCGCGACGATGTCGACGTTATCCCGCTGATACTGTCCGCGCTGTCAGACGCCCACGTGGTCGCACCCAACCACGCATGGGAGCTCGGAGAGGCCGCGGACGTCCAGGTCCTCGGCGACGAGGCAGCCCTGCGTCAGATCCTCGCGAACCTGCTCGCCAATGCTCGCGTGCACACTCCCGCGGGGACCCGCGTCATCGTCTCCCTGTTCCGTGCCCGCGAGGATGCGCTGCCCAGTCAGGGTGCCTCGGCCTCGTCCATGGTGACGCTGCGTGTCGCGGACGACGGGCCCGGCATTCCGGCGCAGATCCGCGACCGCGTCTTCGATCGTTTCGTGCGCGGAGACTCCTCGCGCACGCGCGACGGTCATGGCTCCTCGGGCCTGGGCATGTCGATCGTCGAGTCGCTGGCTCGCGCGATGGGCGGGTTCGTGGGGCTGGTGGATTCCGAGAAGGGGACCGTCGTCGACGTGACATTGCCCGCCGCCTGA
- a CDS encoding aspartate kinase gives MALIVQKYGGSSVADTEAMKRVAQRIVDAHNAGHQVVVVVSAMGDTTDDLLDSAAALTSAPPEREMDILLSAGERISMALLAMAVNELGVEARAYTGAQAGIQTDSRFGAAQIVGMVPERVARAVKDGQVAIVAGFQGISKDDDVTTLGRGGSDTTAVALAAALHADVCEIYTDVDGLFSADPRIVPKAHRLRTLTQEETLEMAAHGAKILHLRAVEFARRYGVPLHVRSSFSEKNGTWISDAPANPELKGLVPDAALKSPEENAMEKPVISGIAHDRSQDKITVTDVPNSPGVAARVFAVVAEVGANIDMIVQNIPVSDPTKANITFTLPEGDARKALDALEAHHDEIGFNELRYNPNIGKLSLVGVGMRTNPGVSARLFSAMSDAGINIDLISTSEIRISVVTRLEDLDRAVQAVHTAFGLDASETEAVVYGGTGR, from the coding sequence GTGGCACTGATCGTGCAAAAGTACGGCGGTTCTTCCGTCGCCGACACCGAGGCCATGAAGCGCGTCGCCCAGCGCATCGTGGACGCGCACAACGCCGGACACCAGGTCGTTGTCGTCGTCTCGGCGATGGGCGACACGACGGACGACCTGCTCGACTCGGCGGCCGCCCTGACCTCAGCCCCGCCCGAGCGCGAGATGGATATCCTCCTCTCGGCCGGCGAACGCATCTCGATGGCACTCCTCGCGATGGCCGTCAACGAGCTCGGCGTCGAGGCCCGCGCCTACACCGGCGCGCAGGCCGGCATCCAGACCGACAGCCGCTTTGGTGCCGCACAGATCGTCGGCATGGTCCCCGAACGAGTCGCCCGCGCCGTCAAGGACGGCCAGGTCGCCATCGTCGCCGGCTTCCAGGGCATCTCCAAGGACGACGACGTGACCACGCTGGGCCGCGGAGGCTCCGACACGACCGCCGTCGCCCTGGCCGCAGCCCTGCACGCCGACGTGTGCGAGATCTACACGGACGTCGACGGCCTTTTCTCCGCCGACCCGCGCATCGTCCCCAAGGCTCACCGCCTGCGCACCCTCACCCAGGAAGAAACCCTGGAAATGGCCGCGCACGGCGCCAAGATTCTCCACCTGCGGGCAGTCGAATTCGCCCGCCGCTACGGAGTCCCCCTGCACGTGCGCTCCTCGTTCTCCGAAAAGAACGGGACCTGGATCTCCGACGCCCCCGCAAACCCCGAACTCAAGGGCCTCGTGCCCGACGCCGCCCTGAAGTCCCCAGAGGAAAACGCCATGGAAAAGCCCGTCATCTCCGGTATCGCTCACGACCGCTCGCAGGACAAGATCACCGTCACCGACGTGCCGAACAGTCCCGGCGTCGCCGCCCGCGTCTTCGCCGTCGTCGCCGAGGTCGGTGCCAACATCGACATGATCGTCCAGAACATTCCGGTGTCGGACCCAACGAAGGCCAACATCACCTTTACCCTGCCCGAGGGTGACGCGCGCAAGGCCCTCGACGCCCTCGAAGCCCACCACGACGAGATCGGCTTTAATGAGCTGCGCTACAACCCCAACATCGGCAAGCTCAGCCTCGTCGGCGTCGGCATGCGCACCAACCCCGGCGTCTCCGCGCGCCTGTTCAGCGCCATGTCTGACGCGGGCATCAACATCGACCTGATCTCCACCTCCGAGATCCGCATCTCGGTGGTCACCCGCCTCGAAGACCTCGATCGCGC
- the recR gene encoding recombination mediator RecR encodes MYDGALADLIDQFGQLPGIGPKSAQRMAMYVLDAEPEDVARLVDAINAVRGRVRHCDICGNLTEEDECSICRDARRDPSAICVVQEPKDIQAIEGARVFRGRYHVLGGVIDPIHGVGPEQLNIASLMSRLADGTVTEVILATNPNVEGEATAAYLARMLSTMGVETSRLAMGLPMGGDLEYADSVTLGRALEGRRRL; translated from the coding sequence ATGTACGACGGTGCCCTGGCCGACCTCATCGACCAGTTCGGGCAGCTGCCCGGTATCGGCCCGAAGTCCGCGCAGCGCATGGCCATGTACGTCCTGGACGCGGAGCCCGAGGACGTCGCGCGCCTCGTCGATGCGATCAACGCTGTGCGCGGGCGCGTGCGTCACTGCGACATCTGCGGCAACCTCACCGAGGAGGACGAGTGCTCCATCTGCCGCGACGCGCGCCGCGACCCCAGCGCGATCTGCGTTGTGCAGGAACCTAAGGACATCCAGGCGATCGAGGGTGCGCGCGTCTTCCGCGGTCGCTACCACGTGCTCGGGGGCGTCATCGACCCGATCCATGGGGTAGGACCCGAGCAGCTGAACATCGCCTCGCTGATGAGCCGCCTTGCGGACGGTACGGTCACCGAGGTCATCCTGGCGACGAACCCGAACGTCGAGGGCGAGGCAACGGCCGCCTATCTGGCGCGCATGCTCTCCACGATGGGGGTCGAAACCTCGCGCCTGGCAATGGGCCTGCCCATGGGCGGGGACCTCGAATACGCGGACTCGGTGACGCTGGGCCGCGCGCTCGAGGGACGCCGACGCCTCTGA